Proteins encoded within one genomic window of Anopheles gambiae chromosome 3, idAnoGambNW_F1_1, whole genome shotgun sequence:
- the LOC1279989 gene encoding large ribosomal subunit protein uL18, whose protein sequence is MGFVKVVKNKQYFKRYQVRFRRRREGKTDYYARKRLIFQDKNKYNTPKFRLIVRLSNRDITCQIAYARIEGDRIVCAAYSHELPRYGVKVGLTNYAAAYCTGLLVARRILQKLRLDTLYAGCTDVTGEEYLVEPVDEGPAAFRCYLDVGLARTTTGARVFGAMKGAVDGGLNIPHSVKRFPGYSAENKSFNAEMHRDHIFGLHVANYMRTLEEEDEEAFKRQFSKYISLGIKADDIENIYKNAHASIRKDPSFTKKPEKKVTKKRWTMAKLPLAARKEKIAKHKADFLAKIQADVEA, encoded by the exons ATG GGGTTCGTTAAGGTAGTGAAGAACAAGCAGTACTTCAAGCGTTATCAGGTCAGGTTCCGTCGCCGTCGCGAGGGCAAGACCGACTACTATGCCCGCAAGCGCCTGATTTTCCaggacaaaaacaaatacaacacgCCGAAGTTCCGGCTGATCGTTCGCCTGAGCAACCGCGACATCACCTGCcagatcgcgtacgcccgcaTCGAGGGCGATCGCATCGTGTGCGCGGCCTACTCGCACGAGCTGCCACGTTACGGCGTGAAGGTTGGTCTGACCAACTATGCCGCCGCCTACTGCACCGGTCTGCTCGTTGCTCGCCGCATCCTGCAGAAGCTGCGCCTGGACACGCTGTACGCCGGCTGTACCGATGTGACCGGCGAGGAGTACCTGGTCGAGCCGGTCGATGAAGGACCGGCCGCCTTCCGGTGCTACCTGGATGTGGGTCTGGcccgcaccaccaccggtgCCCGTGTGTTCGGCGCCATGAAGGGTGCCGTCGATGGCGGACTGAACATTCCGCACTCGGTCAAGCGTTTCCCGGGCTACAGCGCCGAGAACAAGAGCTTCAACGCGGAAATGCACCGTGACCACATCTTCGGCCTGCACGTCGCCAACTACATGCGCAcgctggaggaggaggacgaggaggcgTTCAAGCGCCAGTTCAGCAAGTACATCTCGCTGGGCATCAAGGCTGATGAT ATCGAAAACATCTACAAGAACGCCCACGCCTCCATCCGCAAGGATCCCTCCTTCACGAAGAAACCCGAGAAGAAGGTCACCAAGAAGCGGTGGACGATGGCCAAGTTGCCGCTCGCCGCCCGCAAGGAGAAGATCGCGAAGCACAAGGCCGACTTCCTGGCCAAGATCCAGGCCGACGTCGAAGCCTAA
- the LOC1279990 gene encoding protein-associating with the carboxyl-terminal domain of ezrin gives MGNEQSQLKGVEISKKAIQVTDYWSLYNGELPNANGAAPSSISIFQGETLVSGQFWTNQNPLERAIRNLKIYRHPYILKYFASWSKGSLKMLATERCRPLATCLNITSDVQICLGLRNVLCALIFLLEQAAVRHLSISISSIYVTDDGAWRLAGFEHLWRTVDFNQTLLEKSQPYRYTKAIDSNELTGKGQALEQYAFGVMCEEILHNKTDANIPAVEDFKAYCATHLKHGNPAMRPNLSAVLLHPIFNHDFILIHSFLTELPLKGTQAKQEFFISLADRLRSFDPETVAEQMCSLLLSRIVLLDTTAQLCVTPYVLRPKSDDLSPGLFTPKIFSAYILPKVKQVFCVQDAQIRLMLLEYFPAYVEFFTKEDLQDHILPQLLLGIKDTNDVLVAKTLLCLADLVPILGSAVVIGGNRSKIFADGRPQGIPDAAGPWSGVRSITPVIGSGEFLSGSPVPDAGGDNSASFTSVLLRPDNFNAMPERLSPEGEDIYRTNNSDVELEVDEWSDWENDGSEVVPVNHLRLIDTGAPEPVPMNGVPEETILTPEPIAPFTTLSRESSTESKGSKQPGKGPAESIERLDIKTQPTATRKPDAGAGEEFDFFKDMEPVIQKANVLLIDDETGPTKQQDDGGQEANKIEQSGGLAAAAAAATKEGSAHELNEREEEEIPLVSSSRLEIKVDDSMATTEDGWGDDDDEDEGNGGGW, from the exons ATGGGCAATGAACAGTCGCAGCTGAAAGGGGTGGAAATCAGCAAGAAGGCGATCCAGGTGACCGACTACTGGTCGCTGTACAATGGCGAGCTGCCGAACGCGAACGGGGCCGCCCCGAGCAGCATATCCATCTTCCAGGGCGAAACGCTCGTCAGCGGCCAGTTCTGGACCAATCAGAATCCGCTCGAGCGGGCGATCAGGAATCTGAAAATCTACCGCCACCCGTACATCCTCAAGTACTTCGCGTCCTGGAGCAAGGGTTCGCTCAAGATGCTCGCCACGGAACGGTGCCGCCCGCTGGCGACCTGCCTAAACATTACCAGCGACGTGCAGATCTGTCTCGGGCTGCGGAACGTGCTCTGTGCGCTGATCTTCCTGCTCGAGCAGGCGGCCGTGCGGCATCTGAGCATCAGCATCTCGTCCATCTACGTCACCGACGATGGTGCGTGGCGTTTGGCCGGGTTCGAGCATCTGTGGCGGACGGTCGACTTTAACCAGACGCTGCTGGAGAAATCTCAACCGTACCGGTACACCAAAGCGATCGACAGCAACGAGCTGACCGGCAAGGGGCAGGCGCTGGAGCAGTACGCGTTCGGCGTGATGTGCGAGGAGATACTGCACAACAAAACCGACGCCAACATACCGGCGGTGGAAGATTTCAAAGCCTACTGTGCGACGCACCTGAAGCATGGCAATCCGGCGATGCGCCCGAACCTGTCCGCCGTGCTGCTGCATCCGATCTTCAATCACGACTTCATACTGATCCATTCCTTCCTGACCGAGCTGCCGCTGAAGGGCACCCAGGCGAAGCAGGAATTCTTCATCAGCCTGGCCGACCGGTTGCGCTCCTTCGATCCGGAAACGGTGGCGGAACAGATGTgttcgctgctgctgtcgcgCATCGTGCTGCTCGATACGACCGCGCAGCTGTGCGTTACGCCGTACGTGCTGCGCCCGAAGAGTGACGATCTTTCGCCGGGTCTGTTTACGCCCAAGATATTCTCCGCGTACATTTTGCCAAAGGTGAAGCAGGTGTTTTGCGTGCAGGACGCCCAGATACGGCTCATGCTGCTGGAGTACTTCCCCGCGTACGTGGAGTTTTTCACCAAGGAGGATTTGCAGGACCACATACTACCTCAG CTTCTGCTTGGGATAAAGGACACAAACGATGTGCTGGTCGCAAAAACGTTGCTCTGTCTGGCCGATCTGGTGCCCATCCTGGGGTCGGCCGTCGTGATCGGAGGCAATCGTAGCAAAATATTCGCCGACGGACGACCGCAGGGCATTCCGGATGCGGCCGGCCCGTGGAGTGGCGTCCGTTCGATCACGCCCGTCATTGGATCGGGCGAGTTCCTGTCCGGTAGCCCTGTACCAGACGCCGGTGGCGATAATAGTGCATCGTTCACGTCCGTCCTACTGCGGCCGGACAATTTCAACGCCATGCCCGAACGGTTATCGCCCGAGGGGGAGGACATCTATCGCACCAACAACTCGGACGTCGAGCTGGAGGTGGATGAGTGGAGCGACTGGGAGAACGATGGCAGTGAGGTGGTGCCGGTGAACCATCTGCGACTAATAGACACGGGTGCCCCGGAACCGGTTCCAATGAATGGTGTCCCAGAGGAAACGATCCTGACGCCCGAACCGATCGCACCCTTCACGACGCTCAGTCGCGAAAGCTCAACCGAAAGCAAGGGTAGCAAACAGCCCGGTAAAGGTCCGGCGGAAAGTATAGAACGGTTAGACATAAAAACGCAACCCACCGCAACCCGGAAGCCGGATGCAGGTGCCGGTGAGGAGTTCGATTTCTTCAAAGACATGGAACCGGTCATACAGAAAGCGAACGTGCTGCTGATCGACGATGAGACGGGTCCCACGAAGCAGCAGGACGATGGCGGTCAGGAGGCCAACAAAATCGAACAATCGGGCGgactggcggcggcggcggcagcggcgacGAAGGAAGGGTCTGCCCACGAGCTTAACGAAcgggaagaggaagaaattccgctcgtcagcagcagccggtTAGAGATTAAGGTGGACGACAGCATGGCAACCACCGAGGATGGTTggggcgacgacgacgacgaggatgaGGGGAACGGTGGAGGGTGGTAA
- the LOC1279991 gene encoding peroxidase codes for MCKVLLLLVACTVAPLVAERLATLDRLAGYASKTNLETALDYGEAIYERSKRLECSLAAGTRTKVVKGGTTYAQIIDGYPTPSTQRQDLLARKVLRASGFFVNRYCLPSSIPSYECGLFLAGTEIPPSTIADQCRSLIEAKEYSDEYRRLLPALYDDGVYKFRRSTTGGELPAARDISSRFHAAHNGRQPAPDARHSVALVQWSQFVEHDLAKTTVQTMHDGTGIECCTGEHGPLLPRYRHPSCQPMEVREDDPYYRTYRATCLNYVRSALSLGSTGGCHLGPANQLNAATNRLDLSQLYGSGANDTRLLRTGKGGRLQAQLFDSAEYLQPAADGRLCVADANLETVCYGSGDTRVNVNPYITLLHTLFLRSHNRLAKHLAQLRPDWTDERLFAVARTVNTRLYQRIVREWLRAVVGEAAGDPTPPPPVGERNDRVSNEFATAAIRFYNTMMPGEIANAIGSYDLERLFYRPKDLRKREYFAHLVGSVLGQNAMSLDTAYVDDLAHLLFGVRNVGLDVLALDIQRGRDHGLARYTDYYALCTGRPVSGWADLEPVLKADDLEIVRASYATVHDVDLIVGVIAERPVNGGIVGPTLSCLIREQLDRSLAIEVDSSPVPLERVDALLAEYSAARFMCDTAQVDRVQRDIFRVPAVDNPQIRCAQLPSLDLARLV; via the coding sequence atgtgtaaggtgttgctgctgctggtagcgTGCACAGTTGCACCACTGGTCGCGGAAAGGCTCGCGACGCTCGATCGGCTGGCTGGGTACGCGAGCAAAACCAATCTGGAGACAGCGCTGGACTACGGCGAGGCAATCTACGAACGATCCAAACGCCTCGAATGCTCGCTAGCGGCCGGCACGCGCACCAAGGTCGTCAAGGGTGGCACCACGTACGCGCAGATCATCGACGGCTACCCGACGCCCAGTACCCAGCGGCAGGATCTGCTCGCCCGCAAAGTGCTGCGTGCGTCCGGCTTCTTCGTCAACCGTTACTGCCTGCCGAGCAGCATCCCTTCGTACGAGTGTGGCCTCTTCCTTGCCGGCACCGAAATCCCCCCGTCCACGATCGCCGATCAGTGTCGCAGCTTGATCGAGGCGAAAGAGTACAGCGACGAGTACCGGCGACTACTCCCCGCCCTGTACGACGACGGTGTGTACAAGTTCCGGCGCAGCACCACCGGTGGAGAGCTGCCGGCGGCACGGGACATCTCGAGCCGCTTCCATGCGGCCCACAACGGGCGGCAACCGGCCCCCGACGCACGCCACTCGGTGGCGCTCGTCCAGTGGAGCCAGTTCGTTGAGCACGATCTTGCGAAAACCACCGTCCAGACGATGCACGACGGCACGGGCATTGAGTGCTGCACGGGCGAGCACGGTCCGCTGTTGCCCCGGTACCGGCATCCGTCCTGCCAGCCGATGGAGGTGCGCGAGGACGACCCATACTACCGCACGTACCGGGCGACGTGTCTCAACTACGTGCGCAGTGCCCTTTCGCTCGGCAGCACCGGCGGTTGCCATCTCGGGCCGGCGAACCAGCTGAACGCGGCCACCAACCGGTTGGATCTGTCGCAACTGTACGGCAGTGGGGCGAACGATACGCGCCTGCTGCGCACGGGCAAGGGCGGTCGGCTGCAGGCGCAGCTGTTCGATTCGGCCGAGTATCTGCAGCCGGCGGCCGACGGGCGGCTGTGCGTGGCCGATGCGAACCTCGAAACCGTTTGCTACGGGTCGGGCGATACGCGCGTCAACGTGAACCCGTACATTACGCTGCTGCACACGCTGTTCCTGCGGTCGCACAACCGGCTGGCGAAGCATTTGGCCCAGCTGCGCCCGGACTGGACGGACGAGCGGCTGTTCGCGGTGGCACGGACCGTTAACACGCGCCTCTACCAGCGCATTGTGCGCGAGTGGTTGCGGGCGGTGGTAGGTGAGGCGGCTGGGGATCCCACTCCGCCACCACCCGTCGGCGAACGGAACGATCGGGTGAGCAACGAGTTCGCAACGGCCGCCATCCGCTTCTACAACACGATGATGCCGGGCGAGATCGCGAACGCGATCGGATCGTACGATCTCGAGCGTCTGTTCTACCGGCCCAAGGATCTGCGCAAGCGGGAATACTTTGCCCATCTGGTCGGTTCCGTGCTGGGGCAGAACGCAATGTCCCTCGACACCGCGTACGTGGACGACCTGGCGCATCTGCTGTTCGGTGTGCGCAACGTGGGGCTCGATGTGCTCGCGCTCGACATCCAGCGCGGACGGGATCATGGGCTGGCCCGCTACACCGACTACTACGCGCTGTGCACTGGCCGCCCGGTGAGTGGTTGGGCCGACCTCGAGCCGGTGCTGAAGGCGGACGATTTGGAAATTGTGCGCGCCTCGTACGCAACCGTGCACGATGTCGATCTGATCGTCGGAGTGATCGCGGAGCGCCCGGTGAATGGTGGGATCGTTGGCCCAACGCTGTCCTGCCTGATCCGGGAGCAGCTGGACCGATCGCTGGCGATCGAGGTCGACTCATCGCCGGTCCCGTTGGAGCGGGTCGATGCACTGCTGGCGGAGTACAGTGCGGCACGGTTTATGTGCGACACGGCACAGGTCGACCGGGTGCAGCGTGACATTTTCCGCGTCCCAGCGGTCGATAACCCGCAGATCCGGTGCGCCCAGTTGCCGTCGCTCGATCTTGCGCGACTCGTTTAG